In Comamonas koreensis, the genomic stretch AAGGCCTTTGCGCTGCCGCAGCTGCAAGGCCGCTTTTTTGGCACGATGAACCTCAGTGAGCCCCAAGCCGGCTCCAGCCTGTCGGACATCACGACCCGTGCCGTGCCCGATGGTGACGCCTATGCCGATGACCCGCTGGGCCCGCGCTACCGGCTGACGGGCCGCAAGATGTGGATCTCAGGCGGCGAGCATGCGATGGGCGAGAACATCGTCCACCTGGTGCTGGCCAAGGTGCCCGATGACAGCGGCCAGCTACCCGCTGGCGTGGGCGGCATCTCGCTGTTCATCGTGCCCAAGGTCCTGGTCGATACCGAAGGCCAGGTGACCGGCGAGCGCAACGACATTGCGCTGGCCGGGCTGAACCACAAGCTGGGCTACCGGGGCACCGTCAACACCTTGCTGCATTATGGCGAGCAGGGCGGGGCCGTTGGCTACCGTGTGGGCGCGCTGGGCGCGGGCCTGAAGTGCATGTTCCACATGATGAACGAGGCCCGCATCCAGGTGGGGCTGGGCGCCACGATGCTGGGATACGCTGGCTACCTGCAATCGCGTGACTATGCCCGCCAGCGCCCGCAGGGCCGCCCGGTCGCTGCCGGCCAAAAGGTGGTGAAGAACGCGCAGCAGCCCCAGGTGCCGATTGCCGAGCATGCCGATGTCAAGCGCATGCTGCTGGCGCAAAAAAGCTATGCCGAAGGCGCGCTGGCGCTGCAGCTGTACTGTGCCAAGCTGGTCGATACGCAGCGCGCCGGCGCGCCGCAGCAGGCCGATGCCGCGCAGCTGCTGCTGCAGGTGCTTACCCCCATCGCCAAAAGCTGGCCCAGCCAGTGGTGCCAGGAGGGCAACAGCCTTGCCATCCAGGTGCTGGGCGGCTATGGCTATACGCGCGACTATGCGGTGGAGCAGCACTGGCGTGACAACCGGCTCAACATGATCCACGAAGGCACGCACGGCATCCAGGCCCTCGACCTGCTGGGCCGCAAGCTGCGCATGGATGGGGGAGCCGCCTGGGCCTTGCTGCAAGCCGAGATCGCGCAAACCGTCGCCACTGCCCGGTCGGTGCCCGCATGCGCCCCCTGGGCCGATCGCTTAGATGCGGCCACCCAAGCCCTGCATGCCGCCACCGACGCGGCCTGGGCCAGCGGCAACGCCCAGCTGGCCCTCGCCAACGCCACCGCCTACATGACCGCCTTCGGCCATGTCACGCTGGCCTGGTTGTGGCTGGACATGGCGCTCAAGGCGCATGGGCGCATGGCGGCCGCTGATGCCGGGCAGCAGGCCTTTTTGCAGGGCAAGCTGGATTGCGCGCGCTACTTTTACGCGTATGAGCTGCCGCTGGTGCAGGCCTGGCTGGCGCCGGTGATGGCGGGGGAGGCGCTGTTTATGGAGCTGGGGGGGAGTGGGTTTTGAGCCCTGGGGGAAAGGGCGGGGCAGGGTGCCGCAGGGCTTGCATCCGCGTTCAGCGCATGGTGCAGGTGCTGGCGGCGGGTAGGGCTCTATTGGTTGATGGGCCGCTCAAGCCTGCCAATAGGGCCTCTGCGGGCGGCGCACTCATACCTTGGCGAGGAAGGCCGCCGCATCACCCGCTTCACACTTCCAGTCTGCGAAGACCCCCACCAGATCGCATTCAACGCAGTGGCAAGCGATGTAGTACCAGCGCACATCATGCGTGCCCTGGTACACGGAGACGCCGGACACCAGCTCGAACACCTCGTTCTCGCACACGCAGGCGTGCCCCTCGGGGGTGGCCTCTTCCATGTAATCCTCGCTGTCGCCCATCAGGTGTTCCTGCCCGCAGTCGGAGCAGGTGCGGATGGCCACGCCGGCTTCTTCGTCGGTCTGCAGCGCAAAAGTCCGGGAGCCGCACTCGCATTTGGACGAGGCAAACCGGGTGGCCTCATGGCCATTGGCAACGCTGTAGCTGCGCAGCTCGGCTTGGGTGTCTCCCGACGTCGTCCCGTACATGAACTC encodes the following:
- a CDS encoding acyl-CoA dehydrogenase encodes the protein MQLDYASIRQTLDFLLYDWLEVEALSRHARYAGHDRQTYGAVLDMCERLAADKFEPFNRLVDQQEPHFDGQQLHLPDCTPAACAAYAESGMLAASHDYEVGGMQLPCVVDMAANSMVSAASIALKAYSMLTAANAGLLLAHGTPAQQKAFALPQLQGRFFGTMNLSEPQAGSSLSDITTRAVPDGDAYADDPLGPRYRLTGRKMWISGGEHAMGENIVHLVLAKVPDDSGQLPAGVGGISLFIVPKVLVDTEGQVTGERNDIALAGLNHKLGYRGTVNTLLHYGEQGGAVGYRVGALGAGLKCMFHMMNEARIQVGLGATMLGYAGYLQSRDYARQRPQGRPVAAGQKVVKNAQQPQVPIAEHADVKRMLLAQKSYAEGALALQLYCAKLVDTQRAGAPQQADAAQLLLQVLTPIAKSWPSQWCQEGNSLAIQVLGGYGYTRDYAVEQHWRDNRLNMIHEGTHGIQALDLLGRKLRMDGGAAWALLQAEIAQTVATARSVPACAPWADRLDAATQALHAATDAAWASGNAQLALANATAYMTAFGHVTLAWLWLDMALKAHGRMAAADAGQQAFLQGKLDCARYFYAYELPLVQAWLAPVMAGEALFMELGGSGF